A region of the Salvia splendens isolate huo1 chromosome 11, SspV2, whole genome shotgun sequence genome:
ggtctgatgaaataaacatctttgaccggactcgtctttggtctgatgaaataaacatctttgaccggactcgtctttggtcggatgaaataaacatctttgaccggactcgtctttggtcggatgaaataaacatctttgaccggactcgtctttggtctgatgaaataaacatctttgaccggactcgtctttggtcggatgaaataaacatctttgaccggactaagcttgtgtcctaatttggcgggttttatcgcttggatcggactttcccttgtcctaattcggagatcggactttcccttgtcctaattcggcgagttttatcgcgtggatcggactttcccttgtcctaattcaggcaagttttatcgcgtgaatcggacttttgttgcagttcgtttcagacgacgtgcttgattcttaagctgaattgtggtcttgtatcctctttagaagcttggacttcacaatcgttggcttattgcagttcgttttagacgaactgcttgtttaagctgaattgtggtcttgtatcctctttagaagcttggacttcacaatcgttggcttattgcagttcgttttagacgaactgcttgtttaagctgaattgtggtcttgtatcctctttagaagcttggacttcacaatcgttggcttattgcagttcgtttcagacgaactgacatctcttcggtacggaggagatggagttctcctgtggttccggtaccgaggaggaacaggaacatgtcggggttgaggattcttctttccggaagacacggcactactgcggtagtgactttcatgtctggaggaggaaggagaatccacccttttcgtcttcggctcttggctcttttgcaggaaggctaagaactcatcctgcttctcagccaagaacagcttgacagcctcattcaaatcaggctgctgggaagactcggtgtgtggaccttttgagcggcttgttccttctccgtgagaactggaagtagatttttcacgaggctgctttccaggcctatgggctgctggattagcttcctcatggttatcacggacggaggcacgggtgttatgtgatctggtatgcatttttttggtagaagaggatcaaaaactcgctttatcacaaatttggttctctgtttcccacagacggcgccagtgatgaatccgcgaatttttgatggtgatgaatgctggtagagaatacagatcacgacacagagaatttacgtggttcgatttactgaagtaaatctacgtccacgggaagaaaagagggcagagttgtattgcttgatctgttttctacagcttacaatacagacttgctatttgatattttatctctagagagcgagagagagagtccccttaatctatctgatctaagttctatttatacgttgaactaagatcgtggcttgcatcaccactaatgatggttgtggatgtcgtggaggtcatgcgatcctgcatgggcccactatcctgcatgagttaatgactgcttgacaccactaaatagatcgtgggtgtagtggagatcgtggaggttctgacatgagttgactatctcccagttcggtcaaatactgagaccgaactgctgaactattgccgagcagcttttgccggtctgagagtagagcttgattggtcggcttttaccgagctgtaggctggggccgaactctttggtaatgccgaactgattggttggcttttaccgagctgtaggctggggccgaactctttggtaatgccgatctgatactcttccttgggctttgggctgatgggccgtcactgctgttgggcttgtttagtccgtactccatcagtgttaaaaaatattaagaaaagtgggtgtaaaatggatatcgggtattggatacccgatacccgaacccGAAAAATCAGGTAATTGGATACTCGATACCCGAAAAATCGGGTTTCGGATCGGGATCGGGTATTGGGTTATTGGGATTTTCGGGTATCgggttacccgatacccgatcgggtaatacccgaaaacccgaaaaatatatatataattttactaatgttttatttaatttgtcaaTTTATCAATTACTTATTGACTTCGAGTCTTTGACTCAATTAATTCAATTAGGGTTCTACACATTAGTTACACATTTTACACTCCTTGAGTCCCTGACCCTCCCGCTCCCTGTTTCACTGTGTCTCCCTCTCGGCTGCGCCGCTGCGGGTTGCCTCTCACCCTCACCCACGACCCACCGACGACGAGCACCACCGCCTGAGAACGACGAGCTTGTCGTCTACTCCTCGACTCCATTTGCTTAATTAAAAGCAAATGGATGAAAATCGAAAACAGACAGCTTGATTAAAAGCAAAGCTGATACTCTGCTACGGAGAAAATTTCACCCCAGGtttgagagagtgagagagatcCTTGCTTACATAATTTGTCTGTAAAAAAGAAACGGATCTGAGATGTcattaaatgataaaatttgaAAGGGGGAATTTTGAAAGAAGCATTGCAATTCTGTCTTGTGTATGATTTTTGTCATTTGATTTTTCCAAATTCTTAGTTTACATGATTTTAATTTGCTAATGAATGTCTTCTCATTGtgatcattttttttgtaaatgagTATGATTTCACTTAATGTAGGTATCATGTGTATAATGATTAATGATCATATACAGTTACACTAATACAACCTGtggaaaaatatgattttttttaaaaatcgggaTCGGGTACCCGATTTTTCGGGACTGGATACTCGAATCGGGTATCCGGGTACCCAAAATCATTTTcggatcgggtatcgggtagcAATTTTTGGGATTTTCGGGATCGGGTACCCTAAAATTTCGGGTCGGATACCCGATCTGACAGCCCTAGGTgcaagaaagttagtggaatatgagtctcacttgtatatattagttttaaataaaatgacgTGAGTggatagtgttagtggattttGTGGcctctttattatttatagtaattatgaatcgaaactcctattcgcggacggaggagTAGTGATTAGTGACATTCTTGGAATGTTGAAAGATAGATATTAATTGCAAATTACTGACCTAAAGTTGATGAGCTAATTAGCAATTAATTAATCTTAAAACTCACATATATTGAAATAAAGTGAATCGTATTACTCCTTATTAGTCAATTTACTTAACCAAAAAGCAACCACTCCTTATTAGTCAATTTACTTAACCAAAAAGCAACCACCATCTAGTTGATCACGGAATATTGTcaattattcaaacaaattgTATGGATTCAGTTAATGTTTATGTCGTAAGAGAAACTGTAATAAACAATCAATTATTGACATGGTCACTTGTGAATCTGCGATGCGCTTATTCAAGTAATTTAATCCATTTTTCTACGTTTTCTTATagcaattatttttttctatttaatgtATGTATAGATCGCTATACTTTCTTCACAATAATGAAGTTATAATAAATCACATATAATTAACAcatttttagtttagttaggTAAAAAGtaatgcagaaaataaatttaaactaATCGCACAACGAGAGTTCCCATCCACTTTTTTAAAACTAGTTACTAGTATATTAGTACTTCGCAGTTCACACAGATAGAGAGTCCTGGAAGAAGACTCGTAAACTGAGCGAGCAGTGGAGAAGGGTCCAAGATGAGAAGGTGAGTTGAATAGACAACGCCGGCGGAAATGGAGATTGAATTGAGGAAGGAAGCGTTGGGAAGAAGATGACCATATTGGGCTTATTTGGGGAAACATAGATTGGGTTTAATAAATTGATCATTTGTTGGGCTAATAAATCTATAGAAGGCCCCAAATATTTTACTACTTATTCAAGGTAaaagtataatttataaaattggaGACACACTTttcttaaatatattacatTAATATAGAATATGGAATGcacttttttttctaattatactTTACTCAATTATACTatagattttatttaaaaattatactcaATTATACTatagattttatttaaaaatgaatagTAATGCCTCAAATTTTACATTCTATCCAATTGTAGTAAACATATTACTTAATCATatcttttattaatatttttactatatatttttaattaattttaaatataatttggcCTTCGATATTCATAGTATAATTTTGTGTCACCAAGAAAAGTTACTCGTAGAAATTAATTTCGCGGAGCGATACttgaatattaatatacttcctccacccaataaatatgaaatatttgaatttcaggattttatatagtgtttttTTGAGTTCTTGAATAGAgaatagagtaagagagataaaaatgtAGAAATGATGttgtttgtatttttgaaaacgtttcatttttaatgagaatggaaaaaaatattttattattaaaatattatatttaatttttatatactgCTAATAAATTATGCCCCCTCCATAAAGAAGCTCTGGATCCGCCAATGACCAAATTTGATGTTGATAACAAGAAAAAGAGGACAGAATTTTCAGTTTGATTGCCTTGACAGTAGCAGAATTGGTCTCTTTCTTGTCTGagcattttattttccttgtacatatatttttgaaccatgttttagtaaaaaaaatattcatatttatgtTCTTGGAAAATTGATTTAGTTTTGGGCCTTTTGGCTGTTTAAATGGTTACTCGATTGAACCCCAAACCTTCATCTTTAGTCATGCGTCACAATAAATAAGCAACGTGTGTAAATCAAAATGTTTACTTTTAATTATGAAATCTATGATTGATTAATGGTGGCTTGTTAATTTCTTTTCGgtacgaagattaagaaaattatgttaagtgagttaagtaaagggaaaataaagtggaaaatgaaaaaggtagataaatgaagaaaaaataaagtaagaaagagtaaagtaggtgtgcagaaatgtgttgatttttactaaaaaagaaaaatgactttattactataaaacgtaccaaaatgacaaaataactctattactatgaaacggagggagtatattggaTGGGAGTGAAAACTAGTTATGACCAAATATCAAAGTCTTATTTCGTCACTATGACAATTGGGAGTAAAACTATGCACGATTGGAATTATATACgtcatttctttatttatttatattcaaagGAAATTAAAAACTGTAAGTGGCAAACGCAAAATAGATTTTTATGTCAATTCCGCAGCACCTTCAAAATTAAATGCGCTAAACGATCCATTTTTTGTTCGCGTATCGCTTTTGAATCGACAAAATGGgaaattactttattttttggGTCTTAAACGCTTGCTCTCAAAATCCAACGGAACCTCATCCAACGCCCTGCGATTCGCCTATTTCTTCATAGGTAATTAATGGTGTTTAATTACTTTATTGTTTGGTGTATCAATTTTGTTTTTCTCTTTTCCCTAGTTAATTGCCCATATAAAAATTTAGTCTGTGTATAAAAATTTGGATGAGATGTTCTTGTGTGTAATTTTATCCAATTATTGTGCATTTGTTATTTCTCCATAAAATGATGCGAATGTTGCATACCTAATTTATTTTCCTTGATGTTGAACTTATGGAATTGGTAGTCATTTGTATTATACAAGTATGATGCCAGCATTTTAACCTGTTATCTGATTTATGGAGTCAGGATTTTTGTTATGTAGAGTTGCATTATAGACGAACTCGATATGTGTTTGATGGGGCAGTGAGATACAAGAGAGGGATATTGAAGTTGGTCGGAACCTTGGCAAATTAAACAGCAACATGACAAATCAGTTGAATAAACAGGGAGGAGTGCCAAAACCTACGGAGACATCTATTCACTGCTTCTCGATCTATCTTACCTGAAAACCCTACCATCGATGCAGCCAACAAGGTCTATTGGGCATAATATGGAGCTGGTGGTTTAGAGTTATTCAGCGTGTACCACGCGAGTTTTGGCCCTAGGGGAGTGCTTAGGAATGACATAAGGCACTGGAGTATGTATCACTAATATGTTCCTATTACTTTTACTACCAAGATGATTGAAATCCTTGAAGACTTGAGATCGAAGATGATCTTTAAAAGGGGAAACATGTAAATAGCATAAAAGGTAGGACTTGAATTTTGTTCTGCTCTAGCTGGAAGCTGGAATAATTTTGTCTTCTTAGTGATCTACTGTAGTTTGCATTTCTTAGACAATCTTGTTTGAAAACATAGTGCTAGTGCATGTGCCTGTGCCTGGACAATCATGCCACTACTTTGAACATGTTTGGCCATTCTATATCTCGAACGATGTTTGTGCTGAAAGTCGTTTCTTGCTCAAAAATCTACCCCTGGTTGTGCATAAAATCATGTTTGTATGCACACTGTTAGTCGTTTCTCCCGTAAACAAGTCACCAAATGCTGGCAGGTTCTCGGGCTCGATAAGATGTTACTCGAACTTGGCTCGTAAATAGAGCTCCTTCCATTACAACCTGAAAGTGATTGTATTTGAACTACTCCATTTGATTATGAACGTGGAGGAATAATATGCTACATACATTATATGAGCTTCTTCTTATGTGAACACCTCTTTCGTTTGACACACGTTTAGCATTATTCGTTTCGAttaatatatttagtttgattctaatacataaaaaaatatttttgaaaattgtaatttcacaaaattcataaaatcaatGTTGGATTTGCTCGTTTTCTCtctaatttcaaataaattaataaaataacaaattgagttttgatttttatgaattttgtagaattaaaatttcaataacatgttttaatgtaatagaatcaaactaaatatataaatcgaaacgaacaacgcTAAACGTGTGTCAAACGAGAGAGGTGCTCATAtaaagtactccatccgttccacaataagagtcacattttgtcattttgattcatcccacaataaaagtcacatttcatttttaccataactGGTGAGTAAGCTcaacatttcactaactcacttcactcatattttattataaaaaccaatataaaaaatggatCTCATATTTCACAAACTTTTCCAAttcactattctttacatttcttaaaacccgtgtccacAATAAGAGTAACTTCTATtgtggggacggagggagtatatttcatATCATTCTTCATGAATGAGTGTATACATGTATATTGACATTTGAAATTGTTTacatttgaaaattattttactCACCTTTATGAGACTCTCGCTACCAAGGTTGAGCTTGAAAATGTTCATGAGCCTCTCGAGTCCAGCACTCAGGCTTGAAAATTCTGTCGAGCTCAGGTGGTCTAGTACTCTAGTTTATTAAACGATCGAATTCTTCACAACCTTTTTCAGATGCAACTTCAAATAGCTTGCTACTTTTATAGACTcaacattttttaatttatttgatcaTGGAATCCTTCAAACCGATCGCATGTATTACAAATCTAATTTATTAAAACAATCAAAACCCCTAAGTTACAGCAGTTATTGCAGCTAAAGATCTTTTTTCCTTTTGGAGAAGGGGGATATCATATCGCCTTTGATTAGAACAAAAGTAGCAATTTTATGTTCCAAACAAATCTAAGGGCATGTCAATAGGGAACTAAAGCACATTCATACCTTGAATGGGAAAATTTTTGTGCTCAATACCGACACTTTCACTAAAGGCCAAAATAGGGGGAAGAAATAACAAAATAGCAATCAGCACAGCACTTACACACGCACCCATTATCGTGCTCGTTTTCTATCAGACTTTGAAGGTTTCTGAGTCTTCGGCTTCACTTCTGCGGTGTAGCAGTCACCTGGTCCATCTGAGGTTCTTCTGGATATGTGGTGACCAGAAATTTCTTGTTGGATCCAACTTGGTTACAGATTTGTTTGAGCATGCTCCTACCTCTCATCCACTTCAGCATAATCTTCATGTGTGTTTTGCTGTTTAGACCACTGATACCAGCATCCTGCATTAAGGTGACttatatgaaattttaatttgatacaaGTGCATGTTAATTACTAAGGTATACAAGACACACAACATTATGTTTTGCTCATTTTGAATCTACTCGGCATAATAGAGTCAAGGGGAAGGCATTTCGTGCATAACCATAGCAGCCAAAGTCTGCAATGTTGTATTCATATTAGGTAAAAGATATCAATGTATTTCATGCTGATATAGTGACATGGCTGATATGCTCTCAATTCTCTTATCTGGACAACTTTCTTTTCTACCATTTCAAGTAGGTGGGCCAGTGAAGAGAAGATAGATCACAGTCTTTGTACACAGGCATTTTAATTTAACAATTAGTAATTGATTGATTATTCATAATAATCTCAAAATCAGTCAATGACTAAAGAACAATTAGTAACAATAATGAAGTTGAGAACAGCAACTTAACCAATATAAGTGCCAAGACAGGTAGCTGGGCAAAACATATTCAAGGTATCTAACCTCTTGAAATGATTATTTTTTACCAATAATTAGTAATTACTGAGATAAGAAGAGGAAAAGTTATCTTATTTGTTGGCGTGGGCTATGTTATTTGAAAGGAAGGGAGCACGAGACTGGTGTTTGACAAGCTAAACCTAATGGCAACTAAATTCAATTCTTCTTATAATTATCACTATACGAACTGGGTTGCCAATCGTTTTAATTGATTATCATGGTGATTTACTATGAGAACATTTAAGTGAGCTACCATAGATACTGAAatttaatgatgatgatgatgatgatgagttgATGACAATAACATCTTGATCACATTAATTCAAGCCATCCAATTACTTTAGGCTGTCCAAATAGTGAAATTAACATCTTTACTGCAATCTCATGTACTTGATGACATAGAGCCTCCTGTGAAGGCAGATTTTAATTGACCTTATTTTAGTTCTAGAAAATTTCACAAGTATTATTCTACTTATTAAAAGAAAGGAGAAAAAACTTTAGATGAGAGAGATTTTTCTATAGCATGGTAAACTCTTAATAAGCATACCAGATCTGCCAAATGCCAAGCCTAAAAAACAATTCTTTATTTGGGAAAGAGCTCATACTGTAAACAGCTAAGTAAAAACTCATACTAAAAACCCACAAGACGTATGTGGTAGTGAAAGAAATAATGAAAAAGAACATAGTAAATTAGTAATTGAGGAGAATCCTACACAATAAGGTCCAAACACCCTTATCTTATAGTATCCCATCATTTCCCACAATACAAGAGTCGCCAAGAGGGAGGGCAAAATAATAGAAGGGTAGAAATTTATTTCAACAAGAAAAAGTGAGGAACAATCACAACTTTAATCTCGATAATCTTTCTTGTATAGCGCTGAAGCCATGTAAATGTTTCATATACTTGAATGTTTGCCATATTACAGATTGAATAGGTGTAAGTGAAACTAGAACTTAGGTTTTCTTCCGGAAGTACAACTTAACAAAGAAAACATATTCCAGTTCAGCTCAATCTTTTACATATTTGAGTGATGGCTGAAGCAGCACATGTCAAACCAAAAGCCTGAAGGGTGGGGATGTATACTCATTTGACATACCAAACCCTGAAGCAAAATTCTATGGACAATAGAGAATCCTTGTTAAATGTTTGATTCATTCCCAAAAAACAAGATCATCAGTAAATGTGGTTAAGACTCCAGAGTTGCATCACTGTTCTGAGGAAATAGTAGGGGACTAAGTCTAGATTCAATTCTTTAAATCTGCCAAATCTACAAATATTAGGAAATCAGCTCAGAACCATTTTTATTTTGGGCACCAATAGATGGTAGGTTTCAATCTTCACCCTCCACACACTCCCCACCACCAAAATCTAGCCATTTAAACCTCCTAATCGATACTTTATAATGCTACAGCGATCAACAAATTACTGATTCATAAATATATGAACATTAATCCGGATGCAATCAAACGCCAAATTAGAAGATGAGGAGCAGGAAAACAGCAGACCTTGACGTGATTCCACGCATTTCCGATGGTGAGAGCGCCATTAGCCTTGATGACGTCGTAGAGACCTTCAGCAATGTAGGCGGCCTCCTGAAATGGAACCCTAGGGTTTATCTTCCTCAAATTGGGGGCACGCTTCCGCGAGCTCGTGGAGAAATACCTCATCGCCGTCTGCATCGCCGCATTTCCGTTGCCGTTCCACATCCTTGATCAGTTTTCCAAATCACAACAAACAGATACTTCTGCTTTCTCCCTTAACACAATGAAATTAAAAACCCTGCATAAATCTTGAGTGGAGACTGTGATCTCCAAGATATGAACTCTGCAATGTCCAAATCAAAGCCCATTttgtatttcaattttttgtaggcccattttctcattttatatGGGTAATTCTAAACATAGCCCATTTTTGTTCTCTTCATACccctttattttaaaaataatactgtaAGGGCGTGTTCTGTTTGTCATATAGAGgccatttaaattatttatttgtgcATATCATGTGTTCTGTTTCGCATATACCATTAATGCACAGCCCTACAAATGGGCTTTGGCCCGTTGCTTTTTGGCCATATTATGCCGTTAGTGTATCGGGGTGGAGCACTACGATATGTATTAGGGTTTTAACTCCCAACCAATAATATAATTTGAAGTGTCTAAAATACCCCTTACTTTCTCCCAAAATGCGTAGAAAATTGGGGGAATTGTAAAATTCATTCCCAAACCACCACACACACTTTGAAGAAATCTGTGCAACTCTGCCGACACTACCACCGCAACGAACTGAGGTGGGTctgttctttgttttttttttgtttgctatttttgaaattttcacaGTGCGTGAATCCTCTTACCGATTCATTTCAATcgaattgattaattttttcgGAGTCTAAAAAACCCACGGAATCTGCCTTTCTAATCTGGGTCGTTCTGTGTTTAGTTGAGTAGATCGGTCCTAGGGTTTTCCACTGCAATGGGTAGTCAGTCCAACAACGAGGATATGGTGCCGCGTATGGGGAAAAAATATACCCCCCAAAGCCGAAGAAATTGCCTCCTAACAATTTATGTACATCATTAAGGGTAATAAGGGAAAACATATATTGTGGTATTTGATTTACGACAAATCAAACAAATGATATATCACTTGTGCTTCATATAGTGCAAACCAAACAGCTGTATCGAATAGCCCAACATCCAATTTGTGACTTTTTTATCTGGCTCACCCCTTATCTACTTCTGAAACTATTGGATAAACAGAACAAGccctaaaaattatttataaatatttgataCATCAGTCAAAcacgaaaaaaaataaagaaataagaaTGGTGACTATAATTTgttctttactttattctcactGTCTTGAAAATTTGATCACTTGCCAAATTCTTTAGTTCTCAATCCAAATCTAATTGATAAGATAAacttttttatttgattaattttttagaatttagATCGCTATAATTTTGTAGAGACGTCATCTTTTTAGTTGGATTCAGTTGTTAGGAATAGCACAAGTCTAAGTCTCACCGTGAATGTATACTAGTGttatcacccgtgctatgcacgggacataagatttttaaataatgaagttaaattttaagataagaaaaataaaaaaaaagaggataaagagaattaataatatttatgattaaaaaatgtgttaattataataagtattcataacattataaagggttaaaaatattataaacagtaacaaaaagagaaatgtaATATTTATGTTTGGCAAACGATTTTATgcaatattaatttatgatatgagtggagtaaaataaaataaaacaaatgacaAACATGAGATACACGATTAATGATAAATAGTGGgttagttagaataagatatataaataaaagaaaatacatgTGCAAATGAGGACATGAGACGAAAAAatcatataatttaaataaataaatagttcattaattttaatcaacaaaacataagtATTCAAATAATAAATTCTATGCATGTGGAAATATATATTTACGTAATCTTATGTAGCATTAAACAAAATTTTTATAATCACATTTGCACACTTAAATATTTCTATCTATACGTTGACATAAAAAATTTATCAATCGTTTCCATATTATCCTCTTTATATACCCATAATGCAAATGGTAATAAAAATGATGAATAATTTGGAACAcggatattataattaaaatattaacaatAGTAACCTTAATGTCTTTAATCACAACGGTTGCGTactaaaatatttcaaattaaatcaCCCATGAGACAATAGTCAAAGGGAATTGACAGTGCGTAAAACTTGAATGACAATTTTGGATCAGAAGTTAAAGAAATTATAGGAATCAAAACTTTTTCACCAACGTTATGACCAACCAAAACTTTCGCCTCGAAAACATGATTACCAAAACGTGTGATTATCAACAGAGTTTCATTACACAACTCATTAGAATGATCAATGTTCCTTATCAACAAAACATGAAAACCAACCTTCAAAAGCTATGCATGATTAGGAATACCAAACGACTTCAAATTATTCAACAAAATAATTAGAGATTGTATCAAACTTGGATATACTATCAGAGCTCAATCAAATAAACACGAACATCATATTTATCCAAAAAGATTATAAACTAATTAACTTCATCAAACTACATCTAAGTAGGAGTTCAATTAATGTTAAATAAAACTCCATTTGTAATTTAGACTAAAGATAATACTAAAATGAGATTTTACAAATTTgtaagaataaaaattaaacacaaaaagttgatttttttaaaatattttcttaattaattacatCTTAGCTGACTACttattttcttatgtttaaTTTCAGACCATGGAATAACTTGATATGCATGACCAAAGATATAAGTAAGATTCTTAAAAACATTATATAatctaataaattaaatcaaagttaatgaaaaagtatttaattt
Encoded here:
- the LOC121755056 gene encoding uncharacterized protein LOC121755056 translates to MWNGNGNAAMQTAMRYFSTSSRKRAPNLRKINPRVPFQEAAYIAEGLYDVIKANGALTIGNAWNHVKDAGISGLNSKTHMKIMLKWMRGRSMLKQICNQVGSNKKFLVTTYPEEPQMDQVTATPQK